In a genomic window of Allomeiothermus silvanus DSM 9946:
- a CDS encoding rhodanese-like domain-containing protein, which translates to MLGWFRNLLGPGVPSLSPQEAQAKLKSGAILLDVRTPYERKDGKIPGSKALPLAELAKGWESLPKDKEIICQCASGNRSRQAAAFLARKGYTAYNLLGGIEAWKRAGLPLKK; encoded by the coding sequence ATGCTGGGTTGGTTCAGGAACCTGCTGGGTCCGGGGGTGCCCTCGCTAAGCCCGCAGGAGGCCCAGGCCAAGCTCAAATCCGGAGCCATCTTGCTCGACGTGCGCACCCCATACGAGCGCAAAGACGGCAAGATCCCTGGCTCCAAGGCTCTCCCCCTGGCTGAACTAGCGAAAGGCTGGGAGAGCCTACCCAAGGACAAGGAGATCATCTGCCAATGCGCCAGCGGCAACCGCAGTCGCCAGGCCGCGGCCTTTTTAGCCCGCAAAGGCTATACCGCTTACAACCTCCTCGGGGGAATCGAGGCTTGGAAGCGAGCTGGTCTCCCGCTCAAGAAATAG